A portion of the Thermomicrobiales bacterium genome contains these proteins:
- the pnp gene encoding polyribonucleotide nucleotidyltransferase: protein MTNKPKVHTASVEIAGRTLTLETGRLAEQAQGAVLVSYGESVVLVTAGGDRTAREDQDFFPLSVDYEEKMYAAGKIPGGFIKREGRPTENAILSARLTDRPIRPLFPKGYRNEVQIISSVLSADQENDPALLSIIGASAALMISPIPFEGPVGAVRVGMFDGEIVINPSLQDLEESDLDMVVAGTSDAIMMVEGEANEIDEVTLIRAIEAAHQEIKQIVATQFDLVDAAGVEKWDVPVAEDDKELFAKVERVVGEQLRAAVNNPDKVMRMEGTDEVRKGAIEQFSAAIEGDEAAYGSKEVGDAFDKLLKGIVRDAILSDGLRPDGRRPGDIRPIWSEVGVLPRTHGSAIFTRGQTQVLTIATLGSAAEEQRLDSISPEVSKRYIHHYNFPPFSVGEVRRLRGASRRDIGHGALAERALKAVLPPDADFPYTIRLVSEVLSSNGSSSMASVCGSTMSLMDAGVPISAPVAGIAMGLVTDAETGAYTILSDIQGIEDALGDMDFKVAGTSEGVTAIQMDIKIRGLSFELMREALAQANAGRMFILEKMAETISVPREELSRYAPRVTTLKVNPEKIGAIIGPGGKMIRSIQEETGTKIDIQDDGTVSIASTDPVGAEKAVEKIRSLTQEIRIEKGDIYNGKIVSIMPYGAFVELVPGRDGLVHISELSEDPAIRVAKVEDLFQVGDEITVMVIDVAPNGKVSLSRRAAITGEMPEERPRPQRRDGDRGPRRDGGNRDRGPRRD, encoded by the coding sequence ATTGCTGGCCGCACACTCACACTGGAAACCGGTCGCCTGGCCGAGCAGGCTCAGGGCGCTGTGCTCGTCAGCTATGGTGAGTCGGTTGTGCTCGTCACCGCTGGTGGTGACCGCACCGCGCGCGAAGACCAGGACTTCTTCCCACTTTCGGTCGACTATGAGGAAAAGATGTACGCCGCCGGAAAGATTCCCGGCGGGTTCATCAAGCGCGAAGGCCGCCCGACCGAGAACGCAATTCTCTCGGCGCGGTTGACCGACCGTCCGATCCGCCCGCTCTTCCCGAAGGGCTACCGGAATGAAGTTCAAATCATCTCGTCGGTCCTTTCCGCGGACCAGGAGAATGATCCGGCGCTCCTTTCGATCATCGGCGCTTCCGCTGCATTGATGATCTCCCCGATTCCGTTCGAAGGACCCGTCGGCGCAGTGCGCGTCGGCATGTTCGACGGCGAGATCGTCATCAATCCCAGCCTGCAGGATCTCGAAGAGAGCGACCTCGACATGGTTGTGGCCGGAACGTCCGACGCGATCATGATGGTTGAAGGCGAGGCCAATGAGATCGACGAAGTCACCCTGATTCGCGCCATCGAGGCAGCGCATCAGGAGATCAAACAGATCGTCGCGACGCAGTTCGACCTGGTCGATGCCGCGGGCGTCGAGAAATGGGACGTTCCTGTTGCCGAGGATGACAAGGAACTCTTCGCCAAAGTCGAGCGCGTCGTCGGCGAACAGCTGCGCGCCGCGGTCAACAACCCCGACAAGGTGATGCGCATGGAGGGGACCGACGAGGTCCGCAAAGGCGCGATCGAGCAGTTCTCCGCCGCAATCGAAGGCGATGAAGCAGCCTACGGATCCAAAGAAGTCGGCGACGCCTTCGACAAGCTGCTCAAAGGCATCGTGCGCGACGCCATCCTGAGCGACGGGCTGCGTCCGGATGGACGTCGTCCGGGTGACATACGCCCGATCTGGTCGGAGGTCGGCGTGCTTCCCCGCACGCACGGCTCGGCCATCTTCACTCGCGGCCAGACGCAGGTCCTCACGATTGCCACGCTCGGTTCGGCGGCCGAGGAGCAGCGACTCGACTCGATTTCGCCCGAGGTCAGCAAGCGCTACATCCACCACTACAACTTCCCGCCGTTCAGCGTTGGGGAGGTCCGGCGCCTGCGCGGCGCAAGCCGTCGCGACATTGGTCACGGTGCGCTGGCGGAACGCGCGCTGAAAGCAGTCTTGCCGCCCGATGCCGATTTCCCGTACACCATTCGCCTTGTTTCTGAGGTGCTGAGCTCGAACGGTTCCTCCTCGATGGCCAGTGTTTGCGGCAGCACCATGTCCCTTATGGACGCAGGCGTGCCGATCAGCGCTCCAGTCGCTGGTATCGCGATGGGGTTGGTCACCGATGCCGAAACCGGCGCCTACACGATTCTCTCGGACATCCAGGGAATCGAGGACGCGCTGGGAGACATGGACTTCAAGGTAGCCGGCACCAGTGAAGGCGTCACCGCGATCCAGATGGACATCAAGATCCGCGGACTTTCCTTCGAGCTCATGCGGGAGGCGCTTGCCCAGGCGAACGCGGGCCGCATGTTCATCCTCGAGAAGATGGCCGAAACGATCAGCGTTCCGCGCGAGGAGCTCTCACGCTACGCTCCTCGCGTGACCACGCTCAAGGTCAATCCGGAGAAGATCGGCGCGATCATCGGCCCGGGCGGCAAGATGATTCGGTCGATTCAGGAAGAGACCGGCACCAAGATCGATATCCAGGACGACGGCACCGTTTCGATCGCATCCACTGATCCCGTTGGCGCTGAAAAGGCCGTCGAGAAGATCCGCAGCCTCACGCAGGAAATCCGCATCGAGAAGGGTGATATCTACAACGGCAAGATCGTCAGCATCATGCCGTATGGCGCATTCGTGGAGCTCGTTCCCGGCCGCGACGGTCTCGTCCACATCTCGGAGCTCTCGGAAGACCCGGCCATCCGCGTTGCGAAGGTCGAAGACCTGTTCCAGGTTGGCGATGAGATCACCGTGATGGTGATCGACGTCGCGCCGAACGGGAAGGTCAGCCTCTCTCGCCGTGCTGCCATTACCGGTGAAATGCCGGAAGAGCGCCCGCGCCCGCAGCGCCGCGATGGCGATCGGGGTCCGCGCCGCGATGGCGGCAACCGGGACCGTGGTCCGCGGCGAGACTAA